A portion of the Pedobacter cryoconitis genome contains these proteins:
- a CDS encoding DinB family protein: MNRPQPNEYPAWALTYIEKVNSDIIELLERQADEFPDFLNTLTAKADYAYAAGKWTLKEMAGHIIDTERILVYRLTCFSRLEQTALPGFEEDDYVAHAHFSDRDLSSFAEEFSLLRKANLYLFKSLNEQELKRSGTASERQISVRALLYVIAGHLMHHTQIINERYL; encoded by the coding sequence ATGAACCGACCTCAACCAAACGAATACCCGGCATGGGCATTGACTTACATTGAAAAAGTTAATAGCGATATTATTGAACTCTTAGAACGTCAGGCTGATGAGTTTCCAGATTTCTTAAACACATTGACCGCTAAGGCTGATTATGCTTATGCAGCAGGTAAATGGACGCTGAAAGAGATGGCCGGACATATTATCGATACCGAAAGAATCTTAGTATACCGCTTAACCTGTTTTTCCCGCCTGGAGCAAACTGCTTTACCGGGTTTTGAGGAAGATGATTATGTTGCGCATGCACACTTTTCTGACCGCGACCTGAGCAGCTTTGCAGAAGAATTCAGTTTGCTGAGAAAAGCGAACTTGTATCTGTTCAAATCATTAAACGAACAGGAGCTGAAACGCAGTGGAACAGCTTCCGAAAGACAAATCTCTGTTCGCGCTTTACTTTATGTGATCGCCGGACATTTAATGCACCATACACAAATCATTAACGAAAGATATTTATGA
- a CDS encoding hybrid sensor histidine kinase/response regulator, which yields MILIVDDTPENLISLKKVLERHNFEVDTASSGEEALKKVLKTAYVLIILDVQMPGMDGFEVAEAIAGYSKAKETAIIFLSAANTELSFITKGYSSGGLDYITKPVDINILLLKVKTFYRIYEQSRKLIEIQKTLLEEIEFRKRAERKKDEFISIASHELKTPLTSVKGYVQLLERSVDKGDIPTVKKHLKKAQLQLDKLSDLIADLLDISKIESGKLKFNKQYFNLNTLLDNILEVIHQSNPEFTIIKKGHVPAEIFADEMRIEQVVVNFLTNAIKYAPGTTEVHINVTVADDRVTVAVRDFGIGIEPEQQKNVFDKFYRVEETSIHFQGLGIGLYISAEIIGRHGGTVGVNSILGEGSEFYFNIPLISTTETA from the coding sequence ATGATCCTAATTGTAGACGATACACCAGAGAATCTTATCTCGTTAAAAAAAGTTCTCGAAAGACACAATTTTGAAGTAGATACAGCTTCCTCGGGAGAAGAAGCTTTGAAAAAAGTCCTTAAAACGGCTTATGTATTAATCATATTAGATGTTCAGATGCCTGGAATGGATGGCTTTGAAGTTGCAGAAGCTATTGCAGGATACAGTAAGGCCAAAGAAACAGCCATTATCTTTTTATCAGCTGCAAATACTGAACTCAGCTTTATCACGAAAGGTTATTCTTCGGGCGGATTGGACTATATCACTAAACCCGTCGATATCAATATCCTGCTTTTAAAAGTAAAAACCTTTTATAGAATCTATGAGCAAAGCCGGAAACTCATAGAAATTCAGAAAACGCTGCTTGAAGAAATAGAATTCCGAAAAAGAGCAGAAAGAAAAAAAGACGAATTTATCAGTATTGCCAGTCATGAGTTAAAAACACCTTTGACCAGTGTGAAGGGATACGTACAATTATTGGAAAGAAGTGTAGATAAAGGTGATATCCCAACGGTAAAAAAACACTTGAAAAAGGCGCAGTTACAATTGGATAAGCTGAGCGACCTGATTGCTGATTTACTTGATATTTCTAAAATTGAAAGTGGCAAACTGAAGTTTAATAAACAATACTTCAATCTGAATACGCTGCTGGATAACATTCTGGAAGTCATCCACCAGTCTAATCCTGAATTTACCATTATAAAAAAGGGGCATGTTCCTGCTGAAATCTTTGCGGATGAAATGCGGATTGAACAGGTCGTGGTGAATTTCCTGACCAATGCCATTAAATATGCTCCGGGAACAACCGAAGTTCATATTAATGTGACCGTTGCAGATGACAGGGTTACGGTAGCGGTGAGAGATTTCGGAATTGGTATTGAGCCAGAACAGCAAAAGAATGTCTTTGATAAATTTTACCGGGTAGAGGAAACATCTATCCATTTCCAGGGCTTAGGGATTGGTTTATATATTTCTGCAGAAATTATCGGTAGACATGGCGGCACAGTAGGTGTAAATAGTATTTTAGGAGAGGGATCTGAATTTTACTTCAATATTCCTTTAATTTCAACCACAGAGACAGCTTAA
- a CDS encoding hotdog fold thioesterase, with protein sequence MIWFTEFTPHQLNERPKNHLGGLLDIQFTAIGENSVTATMPVDERTHQPAGILHGGASVVLAETLGSIASFMCIDPELYQAVGLEINANHLRPVKSGKVTGICTVIHKGAKTHIWDIRIYDDRGKMNCISRLTVAIIPKTR encoded by the coding sequence ATGATCTGGTTTACCGAATTTACTCCTCATCAGCTTAATGAAAGGCCTAAGAACCATTTAGGAGGACTTTTAGACATCCAATTTACAGCAATTGGTGAGAATTCGGTAACTGCAACTATGCCTGTAGATGAACGTACGCATCAGCCTGCAGGAATATTGCATGGCGGGGCTTCCGTAGTACTTGCAGAGACTCTGGGCAGTATTGCTTCTTTCATGTGTATAGATCCTGAATTGTATCAGGCGGTAGGGCTTGAGATCAACGCCAATCATTTACGTCCCGTTAAAAGTGGAAAAGTTACCGGAATTTGTACTGTGATCCATAAGGGGGCGAAAACCCATATCTGGGATATCAGGATTTATGATGACAGGGGAAAAATGAATTGTATCAGCCGTTTGACAGTTGCTATTATTCCTAAAACTAGATAA
- a CDS encoding DMT family transporter, with the protein MNWIILIIAGLFEVGFTTSLKLSNNFSNLKWSIAFFACITLSFFFLNKATQTLPMGTAYAVWTGIGAVGTVIVGILYFDEPANFWRIFFIATLIGSILGLKFFAGSAH; encoded by the coding sequence ATGAACTGGATCATTTTGATTATTGCAGGTTTATTCGAGGTTGGATTTACGACCAGCCTTAAGCTTTCCAATAACTTCTCTAACCTTAAATGGAGTATAGCATTTTTTGCTTGTATCACTTTAAGTTTTTTCTTTTTAAATAAAGCCACTCAAACCTTGCCAATGGGTACTGCTTATGCCGTATGGACGGGTATCGGAGCTGTCGGAACAGTTATCGTGGGTATTTTATACTTTGATGAACCAGCAAACTTCTGGAGAATCTTTTTTATTGCCACTTTAATCGGCTCTATCCTTGGCCTGAAATTCTTTGCAGGAAGTGCGCATTAA
- a CDS encoding Crp/Fnr family transcriptional regulator: protein MQNTLNSIKSIYPLKEVHLNLLLKELKEVGLPKGHLIIRAGKVERALYFIENGVARAYVDGKDNRITFWFGMEGDIILSYHSYINNTPGYESIELLENCRLYELKTEALEALYNTHTELANWGRKLAELILIKTEESYIGRLFKPAKERYIDLLQTDPLLIQRIPLGHIASYLGVTQVTLSRIRAEIK, encoded by the coding sequence TTGCAAAATACCCTGAATTCCATAAAAAGCATTTATCCGTTAAAGGAAGTGCATTTGAACCTGTTGCTGAAAGAATTGAAGGAAGTAGGACTGCCCAAAGGCCACCTGATTATCAGGGCCGGAAAGGTAGAACGCGCTTTATATTTCATAGAGAACGGAGTGGCACGTGCTTATGTGGATGGCAAAGACAACCGGATTACGTTCTGGTTTGGCATGGAGGGTGATATTATTCTTTCCTACCATAGCTATATTAACAATACACCTGGTTATGAAAGTATAGAGCTGCTGGAAAACTGCCGGCTCTACGAATTGAAGACTGAAGCTTTGGAAGCTTTATATAATACACATACGGAACTGGCCAACTGGGGCAGAAAACTGGCAGAGCTTATCTTGATTAAAACCGAGGAAAGTTATATTGGCCGCTTGTTTAAGCCTGCTAAAGAACGCTATATTGATCTATTGCAAACAGATCCGCTCCTGATTCAGCGAATTCCCTTAGGTCATATTGCTTCTTATCTTGGGGTCACACAAGTTACCCTGAGCAGAATCAGAGCAGAGATCAAATAG
- a CDS encoding sensor histidine kinase: MNPYEKKRRWKFFLLIFAIVIGAASVFYSDFFVKKMEREEQVQFQLYVKVTEQSLVMYDDDRFTDLIETITKNTKLPVIMTDGDGLINSYQGLDSAKTNYGVEKQYKKTYDPAYFERELRQMKLQHPGTPIIGLDGKIWHIYHKDSFILTQLRYFPFIQLGVIGLFLLTAYVAFSSARRSEQDQVWVGMAKETAHQLGTPISSLMAWIELMKSRFNAEDDPLIAEMENDLKRLEVITDRFSKIGSKPVLEDHVVYSVISNFIQYFQLRTSDKVIFTITGDDQVRAMLNIPLFDWVTENLLKNAANAIENEGHITVNIIEHLAKEEVFIDISDTGKGIPRSKFDAVFQPGYTTRKRGWGLGLSLTKRIVENYHSGQIFVKDSELGKGTTFRIILKSSIKYEPTSTKRIPGMGIDLH, translated from the coding sequence ATGAATCCCTACGAAAAAAAACGCCGCTGGAAGTTCTTCCTCCTTATTTTTGCGATTGTAATCGGAGCCGCATCAGTGTTCTACAGCGACTTTTTCGTTAAAAAGATGGAGCGCGAAGAACAAGTTCAGTTTCAACTCTATGTCAAAGTAACTGAACAGTCTTTAGTCATGTATGACGATGACCGCTTTACTGATCTGATTGAAACGATTACCAAAAACACGAAGCTCCCGGTAATTATGACCGATGGGGATGGCCTGATCAATTCTTACCAGGGCCTGGACTCTGCAAAGACAAATTATGGCGTAGAAAAACAGTACAAGAAAACGTACGACCCCGCCTACTTTGAAAGAGAGCTCAGGCAAATGAAATTGCAACATCCAGGGACGCCAATTATTGGTCTGGATGGTAAAATATGGCATATTTATCATAAAGACTCTTTTATTTTAACGCAACTGCGCTATTTCCCTTTTATCCAGCTCGGCGTAATCGGCCTGTTCTTGCTGACTGCTTATGTGGCTTTCAGTTCTGCCAGACGTTCTGAGCAAGATCAGGTATGGGTGGGGATGGCAAAGGAAACAGCGCATCAGCTGGGAACTCCTATTTCTTCATTAATGGCCTGGATAGAGCTCATGAAATCCCGCTTTAATGCCGAAGATGACCCATTGATTGCTGAAATGGAGAATGACCTCAAAAGACTGGAAGTGATTACAGACCGTTTTTCCAAGATTGGCTCGAAACCTGTTCTGGAAGATCATGTTGTTTATTCTGTGATTAGTAATTTCATCCAGTATTTCCAGTTAAGGACTTCTGATAAAGTAATTTTCACCATTACCGGCGACGATCAGGTACGTGCTATGCTCAACATCCCCCTGTTTGACTGGGTGACGGAAAATCTGCTTAAAAATGCAGCCAATGCCATTGAGAATGAAGGGCACATTACGGTCAACATTATTGAACATCTGGCCAAAGAAGAAGTATTCATAGACATTTCAGATACAGGAAAAGGTATTCCGAGATCTAAATTTGATGCCGTTTTCCAACCTGGTTATACCACAAGGAAAAGAGGCTGGGGATTGGGACTATCCTTAACCAAAAGAATTGTAGAAAATTATCATAGTGGTCAGATCTTCGTCAAAGACTCTGAATTAGGCAAAGGAACCACATTTCGCATTATCCTAAAAAGCAGTATTAAATATGAACCGACCTCAACCAAACGAATACCCGGCATGGGCATTGACTTACATTGA
- a CDS encoding DUF2911 domain-containing protein: MKKLNLLIVMALFAFTVNAQEVKFPGLDTSPADIAYFPLNTTKVKKGEDAAPLIKVIYSRPAVKGREIFGKQEAFGKVWRLGANESTEIRFFKPVVIGGKQIPAGAYSLFAIPEKDKWVVIINKQTDRWGAYTYDETKDVVRVTVPVKPLTTVVEALAITFTPNASGANLIIGWDKTSVEVPVTIK, from the coding sequence ATGAAGAAGCTCAATCTGTTAATTGTAATGGCATTATTTGCTTTTACAGTAAATGCGCAAGAAGTTAAGTTCCCGGGGTTAGATACCAGCCCGGCAGATATTGCTTACTTCCCTTTAAATACAACTAAGGTTAAAAAAGGAGAAGATGCTGCTCCGTTGATCAAAGTTATTTATTCAAGACCCGCTGTGAAAGGCCGTGAAATCTTTGGTAAACAGGAGGCTTTTGGAAAAGTATGGAGATTAGGTGCTAACGAAAGTACAGAAATCAGATTTTTCAAACCCGTAGTGATTGGTGGAAAACAAATCCCTGCAGGCGCTTATAGTTTATTTGCTATTCCTGAAAAAGACAAATGGGTAGTAATTATCAATAAACAAACTGATCGCTGGGGTGCATATACTTATGATGAAACGAAAGATGTAGTTAGAGTAACGGTACCAGTTAAGCCTTTAACCACTGTTGTTGAAGCTTTAGCGATTACTTTTACACCAAATGCATCAGGAGCGAATTTGATTATCGGATGGGACAAGACTTCAGTTGAAGTACCAGTAACGATTAAATAA
- a CDS encoding neutral zinc metallopeptidase, whose translation MKWFGKGSDNVEDARGSSGGKTLLGGGIGLIVVLVGMFFGTDLTGLVSQLPLGETQQVEVKQGSNTDPELKFVSGVLESTELVWDEEFSKMGKTYAHPKLRVFTGSTESACGRAGASVGPFYCPGDHKVYIDLGFYTELKDRFGAAGDFAQAYVVAHEVGHHVQNLLGISEKVERARGSLSKTEYNKLSVKLELQADFFAGLWANHAQKLKNFELDPGDLEEALTAANAIGDDKLQQQSSGQVVPDAFTHGTSAQRMYWFKKGFETGDINQGDTFTSNQL comes from the coding sequence ATGAAATGGTTCGGTAAGGGTAGTGATAATGTAGAAGACGCTAGAGGCTCCTCTGGAGGAAAAACGTTGTTAGGCGGTGGTATTGGCCTGATTGTCGTACTTGTGGGAATGTTTTTTGGTACTGACCTTACCGGCCTGGTTTCTCAACTGCCTTTGGGCGAAACCCAGCAGGTTGAAGTTAAACAAGGGTCAAATACTGATCCTGAGCTGAAATTTGTGAGTGGAGTACTGGAATCTACGGAGCTGGTTTGGGACGAAGAGTTTAGTAAAATGGGTAAAACTTATGCGCATCCTAAGCTCAGGGTTTTTACTGGGAGCACAGAATCTGCCTGTGGTCGTGCAGGGGCTTCAGTAGGGCCTTTTTATTGTCCCGGAGATCATAAAGTATATATTGACCTTGGTTTCTATACGGAATTAAAGGACCGCTTTGGTGCTGCAGGTGATTTCGCACAGGCTTATGTAGTCGCACACGAAGTGGGCCATCATGTACAGAATTTATTGGGTATATCGGAGAAAGTGGAACGCGCACGTGGTTCCTTATCAAAAACGGAGTACAATAAACTTTCTGTAAAGCTGGAATTACAAGCTGACTTTTTTGCTGGTCTTTGGGCTAACCATGCACAAAAACTTAAGAATTTTGAATTAGATCCAGGAGATCTGGAGGAAGCATTGACTGCTGCAAATGCAATCGGCGACGATAAATTGCAACAACAATCCAGCGGACAGGTTGTGCCTGATGCTTTTACACATGGTACTTCAGCTCAGAGAATGTACTGGTTTAAAAAAGGATTTGAGACCGGGGATATTAACCAGGGAGATACCTTTACTAGTAATCAGCTTTAA
- a CDS encoding TetR/AcrR family transcriptional regulator, producing MEKPDKRTSILIAAQKLFSELGYEGTSTRQIAKESGANMSMINYYFGSKEGVFIEVINDRIKGFKAQLLSIDEDTILPLQKLMKVIEGYAHRILSDIPFHKMMYREISLAQRPEMCLKLRDAMTGNMQVIENIINNGVADGSFRQVDTRMLMASIMGTITSVATMPNKITQGSTLDINIPKDKEILTDRLIAHLQDLVTTYLTPQK from the coding sequence ATGGAAAAGCCAGACAAAAGAACAAGTATATTAATAGCTGCTCAAAAATTGTTTTCTGAGTTGGGATATGAAGGAACTTCGACCCGCCAGATTGCAAAAGAATCAGGGGCAAATATGTCCATGATCAATTATTACTTCGGCTCGAAAGAAGGTGTCTTTATTGAAGTAATCAATGACAGAATTAAAGGGTTCAAAGCCCAGTTATTGAGTATTGACGAAGATACCATCCTCCCGCTGCAGAAACTAATGAAAGTAATTGAAGGATATGCCCATAGAATCCTTTCAGATATCCCCTTTCATAAAATGATGTACAGAGAAATCTCCTTAGCACAACGTCCCGAAATGTGCCTTAAATTAAGAGACGCGATGACAGGAAATATGCAGGTCATTGAAAACATCATTAACAATGGGGTGGCTGACGGATCATTCAGACAAGTAGATACCCGGATGCTCATGGCATCAATTATGGGTACCATCACCAGTGTAGCCACTATGCCAAATAAAATCACACAGGGTTCCACACTGGACATTAACATCCCAAAAGACAAAGAAATTTTAACCGACCGCTTAATCGCACATCTGCAAGATTTGGTCACCACCTATTTAACACCCCAGAAATGA
- the gltX gene encoding glutamate--tRNA ligase, which produces MEKKVRVRFAPSPTGGLHLGGVRTALFNYLFAKKHKGTFVLRVEDTDQTRFVAGAEEYIASCLAWCGIHPDESPQVGGEFAPYRQSERKPTYKQYADQLIADGFAYYAFDTPEELDAKRKEIPNFLYGLSSRMSMRNSLTLSEQEVDILLKNNTPHVVRIKMPADEQVSFIDMIRGLVTFETNLVDDKVLLKADGMPTYHLAVVADDKAMEISHIFRGEEWLPSAPVHILLWKYLGWEDEMPNWAHLPLILKPDGNGKLSKRDGDRLGFPVYAQNWTDPKTGDTTKGFKELGFMPEAFVNLLAMLGWNDGTDQELFTMAELIEKFSVERISKAGAKFDFEKAKWYNHEWIKQTDAAGLLDIVKQEFAAKEIILTDDNFALKVIGLIKDRCNLLTDFVAQSEYFFNAPASYDLPAVQSKWTAEKATFFTAYILMLEDGLTALELEDKFKVLAAEHSLKPGELMLPFRIMLVGGKFGPGVFDIAVTLGAENTKSRIIAALTAFE; this is translated from the coding sequence ATGGAAAAGAAAGTTAGAGTAAGATTTGCGCCCAGTCCGACAGGGGGCCTTCATTTAGGCGGTGTACGCACGGCTTTATTTAATTATTTATTCGCCAAAAAACACAAGGGTACATTTGTATTGCGTGTTGAGGATACAGATCAGACCCGTTTTGTAGCAGGAGCAGAGGAATATATTGCTTCATGCCTGGCCTGGTGTGGCATTCATCCTGATGAAAGTCCGCAGGTTGGTGGTGAATTTGCTCCTTACCGTCAGAGTGAACGTAAACCCACTTACAAGCAGTATGCTGATCAGCTGATTGCTGATGGATTTGCTTATTATGCTTTTGATACTCCTGAAGAATTAGATGCTAAACGTAAAGAGATTCCTAATTTTCTATACGGCCTGTCTTCCAGAATGAGTATGAGAAATTCATTAACCCTTTCTGAGCAGGAGGTTGATATCCTTTTGAAAAATAATACGCCACATGTTGTCCGCATTAAAATGCCGGCAGATGAACAGGTGTCTTTTATAGATATGATCCGAGGACTGGTTACGTTTGAAACCAATCTTGTAGATGATAAAGTGCTTTTAAAAGCTGATGGAATGCCTACGTATCACCTTGCTGTAGTCGCAGATGACAAAGCAATGGAAATCAGTCATATTTTTAGGGGCGAAGAGTGGTTACCTTCAGCACCAGTTCACATTTTATTATGGAAATACCTGGGCTGGGAAGATGAAATGCCTAACTGGGCACATTTACCGCTCATCTTAAAACCAGATGGAAACGGTAAACTAAGTAAACGTGATGGTGACCGTTTAGGTTTCCCTGTGTATGCTCAGAACTGGACAGATCCTAAAACCGGAGATACGACCAAAGGTTTCAAAGAGCTTGGCTTTATGCCTGAAGCTTTTGTAAACTTACTGGCAATGTTGGGCTGGAATGATGGAACTGATCAGGAGCTTTTCACTATGGCCGAACTTATTGAAAAGTTCTCTGTAGAAAGAATCAGTAAAGCAGGAGCTAAATTTGATTTTGAGAAAGCTAAATGGTATAATCATGAATGGATCAAGCAGACTGATGCTGCTGGTTTGCTGGACATAGTTAAACAGGAGTTTGCTGCCAAAGAAATCATTTTGACGGATGATAATTTTGCTTTGAAAGTGATTGGACTGATCAAAGACAGGTGTAATTTGTTAACTGATTTTGTTGCGCAAAGTGAGTATTTCTTTAACGCACCAGCTTCGTATGATCTGCCTGCGGTGCAAAGTAAATGGACAGCTGAAAAAGCAACCTTCTTTACGGCGTATATTCTGATGCTTGAAGATGGATTAACTGCTTTAGAACTTGAAGATAAATTTAAAGTTTTGGCTGCGGAGCATAGCTTGAAGCCAGGAGAATTAATGTTGCCTTTCCGGATTATGCTGGTTGGTGGAAAATTTGGTCCTGGTGTTTTTGATATTGCAGTAACTTTGGGCGCTGAAAATACTAAGAGCCGTATTATAGCAGCGTTAACAGCTTTTGAATAG